The proteins below come from a single Mytilus edulis chromosome 5, xbMytEdul2.2, whole genome shotgun sequence genomic window:
- the LOC139523391 gene encoding uncharacterized protein, with the protein MPWQTIPMRLTYYKPNWRLLTSSLILLMTIFTLIHVASDMMVKCPSCVSIRLFHKREVKFDFNYEKYLNMTWKSKQEVIPLLTMFTTWNPSMQKPVVYTNAVKNWHSLSRNVRTIAFTNDSEIETLAREGGWLTLPIKETACFGTPILRSMFREAMDLPTKSKLYAYVNADLVFNDGLVKTLTEITKSPYFEKGPILVVGKRIDVNISRLHEPEINSTGDVDELAKHGNISWGFAADYYITNELFPWEFVPNLVIGRPLIDNWLIWYARQIGAKVIDITGTVLAVHQLANGLKRIHFMCNKAVMWKAGLLPNTPIWKGMIECASFETKYNSKGDVIILPKLIMQHICKHDEVVFH; encoded by the coding sequence ATGCCATGGCAAACTATTCCAATGCGATTAACATACTACAAACCAAACTGGCGTCTGCTTACGTCGAGTCTGATACTCTTAATGACGATATTCACTCTCATACATGTAGCTTCGGATATGATGGTCAAATGTCCATCGTGTGTATCCATCAGATTATTTCACAAACGTGAAGTAAAATTTGATttcaattatgaaaaatatttaaatatgactTGGAAAAGTAAACAGGAAGTCATTCCATTGTTGACAATGTTCACAACCTGGAACCCGTCCATGCAGAAACCAGTTGTGTATACAAATGCAGTGAAAAACTGGCATTCTTTAAGCCGGAATGTTAGAACTATTGCTTTCACAAACGATAGTGAAATAGAAACTTTAGCAAGAGAGGGTGGTTGGCTTACATTGCCTATTAAAGAAACCGCGTGCTTTGGCACACCAATTTTAAGATCGATGTTTCGAGAAGCAATGGATTTACCAACGAAATCAAAACTCTACGCATATGTTAATGCTGATTTAGTTTTCAATGACGGATTAGTAAAAACACTGACAGAAATTACAAAGAGTCCTTATTTCGAAAAAGGACCAATTCTCGTTGTAGGTAAAAGAATAGACGTGAATATATCGAGATTACATGAACCGGAAATAAATTCTACTGGTGATGTTGACGAATTAGCAAAACATGGCAATATATCATGGGGATTTGCAGCTGATTATTACATAACAAATGAATTATTTCCATGGGAATTTGTTCCAAATTTAGTCATAGGTAGACCGCTCATTGATAATTGGCTTATTTGGTATGCAAGACAAATTGGTGCTAAAGTTATAGACATAACTGGGACCGTTTTAGCTGTACATCAATTAGCTAATGGTTTGAAGAGAATTCATTTTATGTGCAATAAAGCCGTAATGTGGAAAGCAGGTTTATTGCCAAATACGCCAATTTGGAAGGGCATGATAGAGTGTGCCTCATTTGAGACTAAGTATAACAGTAAAGGAGATGTTATTATTTTACCAAAACTAATAATGCAGCATATATGTAAACATGATGAGGTTGTATTTCACTGA
- the LOC139522357 gene encoding von Willebrand factor A domain-containing protein 1-like — MSSLILALLFIVLSKNVNPGEATGCLNFMGDVHFLLNTTQNFDIESINGEKDFVARFAESFSIGQNNVQIGVTLFSSQIHHQFDMGLHSNLTSILEAIEYIPNRLGSSQTDNALEWVFKHAFSKDAGNRDSVPNILIVLTDVYSVKEIQNLASGLQGNDISVFVIGIGLLPDPSELAQIVTHQQGISPVSASGTLWNLQIKLQDSVCQVLPTTTETIPASCIDATYVKCDDIHVCSDNALRQKCPVTCGLCVVPTTTKTIPASCNDATYVKCDDIHVCSDNVLRQKCPVTCGLCDAGVKSTTLSWLHIVGK, encoded by the exons ATGTCCAGTTTGATCTTAGCTCTCCTTTTTATTGTACTTAGCAAAAACGTAAACCCAGGGGAGGCAACTG GTTGCTTGAATTTTATGGGAGACGTTCATTTTTTACTAAATACTACCCAGAACTTTGACATTGAAAGTATTAATGGTGAAAAAGACTTTGTAGCAAGATTCGCGGAATCTTTTTCGATTGGACAAAACAATGTTCAAATAGGAGTAACATTATTTTCATCCCAGATTCATCATCAGTTTGACATGGGGTTGCATTCAAATCTCACTTCTATACTGGAGGCTATCGAGTACATACCAAATCGTTTAGGAAGTTCACAGACTGATAATGCACTCGAATGGGTCTTTAAACACGCATTTTCTAAGGATGCTGGGAACAGAGATAGTGTGCCAAATATACTTATTGTGTTAACTGATGTGTATTCAGTTAAGGAAATTCAGAATCTTGCATCAGGACTCCAAGGGAATGACATAAGCgtttttgttattggtattgGACTGTTACCAGACCCCTCTGAATTGGCACAGATAGTTACGCACCAACAGGGAATTTCCCCTGTATCAGCCTCTGGTACACTTTGGAATTTACAGATAAAACTTCAAGATTCAGTATGTCAAG ttttacccACTACCACTGAAACAATACCAGCAAGTTGTATTGACGCGACATATGTAAAGTGTGATGATATCCATGTATGTAGTGACAACGCACTCAGGCAAAAATGCCCAGTAACATGTGGACTCTGTG TTGTACCCACTACGACTAAAACGATACCAGCAAGTTGTAATGACGCGACATATGTAAAGTGTGATGATATCCATGTATGTAGTGACAACGTCCTTAGGCAAAAATGTCCAGTTACATGTGGACTCTGTG ACGCTGGCGTCAAGAGCACAACACTTTCATGGCTGCATATTGTAggaaaataa